One segment of Rubripirellula amarantea DNA contains the following:
- a CDS encoding TIGR03032 family protein: protein MPDLQSRELEIRYEASDQFVPILQHLNATLLVSTYKLGRVAVLQPGVSSSGNGKLSVQFRAFPQAMGIAVSPDRLAIGTSRSVWQFERPRGVAIPDRDGRLSKVAYLPRRQHITGNISIHEMAWQVDELWAVNTLFSCLCTFDDSHNFVPRWKPTFISHLRPEDRCHLNGLAMGPSGPTYVSALGQGDRQGSWRDDKLNGGCLLDVASSEVVLAGLAMPHSPRIHDGHLWYLHSGHGELNRVDLQSGQSETIDRVPGYTRGLSFAGQFAFVGMSQIRETNVFGGLPIGQNLDALRCGVAVVDLVSGRSVAWFQFKCDVEEVFAVEVVPNSTPLVLHSPTLEDDDKEVWVVPPLPS from the coding sequence ATGCCCGATCTGCAATCGCGTGAACTTGAGATTCGCTATGAAGCATCGGATCAGTTCGTGCCCATTCTGCAGCATCTCAATGCGACGCTATTAGTTTCGACCTACAAGCTAGGTCGGGTCGCGGTTTTGCAGCCGGGCGTGTCGTCATCAGGCAACGGAAAGCTGTCGGTCCAATTTCGGGCGTTCCCGCAAGCGATGGGCATCGCGGTGAGTCCCGATCGTTTGGCCATCGGAACGAGCCGCAGTGTTTGGCAGTTCGAACGTCCCCGAGGCGTTGCTATTCCGGATCGGGATGGTCGGCTATCCAAAGTCGCTTACTTACCCCGCCGGCAACATATCACTGGCAACATCAGCATTCACGAAATGGCTTGGCAAGTTGATGAACTGTGGGCCGTCAACACACTGTTCTCTTGCCTTTGCACGTTTGACGATTCGCACAACTTTGTGCCGCGTTGGAAACCAACTTTCATTTCTCACTTGCGTCCCGAAGACCGTTGTCACCTCAATGGCTTAGCAATGGGTCCGAGCGGTCCGACTTATGTGTCCGCGTTAGGACAAGGTGACCGCCAAGGCAGTTGGCGTGACGACAAACTGAACGGTGGTTGCCTGTTAGACGTTGCATCAAGTGAAGTTGTGTTGGCTGGTTTGGCAATGCCACATTCACCTCGGATACATGACGGACATTTGTGGTACCTGCATTCGGGCCATGGCGAACTTAATCGCGTCGATCTGCAATCCGGTCAAAGCGAAACGATCGATCGCGTTCCGGGCTACACGCGAGGCCTATCGTTTGCCGGACAATTCGCCTTCGTGGGCATGTCTCAAATTCGCGAGACCAACGTGTTTGGTGGTTTACCGATCGGCCAAAACCTAGACGCACTTCGTTGCGGGGTAGCGGTTGTGGACTTGGTGTCGGGCCGCAGCGTTGCATGGTTCCAATTCAAATGCGACGTCGAAGAAGTCTTTGCCGTCGAAGTCGTCCCCAACTCCACACCGCTTGTCCTGCACAGTCCCACATTGGAAGACGACGACAAAGAAGTTTGGGTCGTTCCTCCCTTGCCTTCCTAA